In Alnus glutinosa chromosome 7, dhAlnGlut1.1, whole genome shotgun sequence, the sequence CCtatgtggttttaataagtaccgaaaataatactttgtttttgtaattatatgaCAAATGatactttgtacacaaacaaTATTTGATATATTTGGTATGCCAGTTTTAAACCAAAAGTAACATATATGCctgtcgtgtatcaaaataatatgttgacaagaattgaacccttcataaaaaattgaaaaaaaaaaaaaatgctatcagtcttgtgtaacaattggaaacacaaaataatctgtatggccaattgatataacccaaaaaatgaccaaatatttgttacttaaacacaattttttttcccaatgtaTACCCCTATGGTTTTTATagatttcatgatgtgccccccGTGGTATAAATAATTACTAGAAATAGTACattggttttataaatatatcacacatggtactttgtacacaattaatatatttttgtccccaaggggtagctcaatcggcttgggaccacgcctcatgaaatTGAAGGTATTAGTTTGAATCTCCCCCTCCTCTTGTgtggatatgtcaaaaaataaaataaaataaaatcaatatattttgttttatatatatatattattttaaagattttaaaaaaaaattgttcaggtggccgagccacccctttgggccacacggggtggttggccaccctcatttggcctgggggtggctcggccacatCCAGACCGGCCgttctgggggtggccgaatcacccgcGTGGCCCatgtcggccacccccaagccaaatgggggtggtttcggctagggttggcaatttttgacacgacccgcgaacccgacacgaacacgacacgaaaaaaccgggtttgggtttgttataatcgggttgacccgattatgacccgattgcACGGGTTGACCCGATAACACGattacccgccaacacgattataacccgattacccgggttgacccgccaacacgattataacccgattaaaaaaaaaataaaggtaaaaaaaaaataaaaattgaaggttgaaacatgtgaaaacagtgaaattgatgccgtgtcgggtcgggtcgggtcgtgtcgtgtcgggtaaacgggtgacacgtaTTTTAGTCGGGTTTGTCGgatcgtgttcgggttacctgattattaatcgggtcgtgttcgggtcacgtgtcacaacccgattaataatcgggtcgggtttgggttgacacgtttatataatcgggtcagtcgggttgacccgaacccgacccgtgaacccgaattgccaactctagtttcggccacccccattttggcccttggggttggccgaaccactcccaaggGCCATGAGAGTGGTTCGGCCTTTCTCAAAAATGGtcttggccacccccatgtggcccaaaggggtggctgagccaccccagattttatatatacatatatataaaaagaaatcattaaaataataataaaaaaaatgatagccaCATTAGCGCTGAAGTGTATcacggggacaggtgtcgcgcatgcaCGCCGATACCTATAGGATGACGTGGtcggacgttagttttggacgaaaaattagacagaggtaccattttcattttttcatataccacaagtaccaaatttaataaaaagtaaaattgatgGAGTAAAAAATAAGGATCGTAAAAAACATAAGTGTATAggctatttaaccctaaattctaCAAGACACTAAGTCATAGCAAGTGCAATCAAGCTCCTCCAGCAGTAATTTTATACATGAAGCTTCAAATAAGAAGTGGAGTGAACTTGCTTTGCAAGTTTGAGAACGGTGACTCACCAactaaataattatgaaatgatGATGATTCATCAGCTGAGTCATTAGATCATTATTAcaaggaatatatttttttctgatatttttattaattctaattaaattttatcttaattaattatatcCGAGATATTACATTAAACAAACTCCCAAAAAGTAATTTGAACGCGAATAGCAAGGCATATAATGAGTCCAAAAAGCCTAGAAACATAAAGTCTACTAACGAACTTTATGAGAGAAAAAGAGTCGTTCTGCGTATGGAAGAAGCAAAGGCCCGCCATGCACATCAACATCATGCACACAAAAATAAGATTCCAATAAGTCTTCCATTTTATACTTCCTGAGGCTTCTGAGGTTCAAATCATACATTTTCCGAGCAAAATAGCATataattttgtaatattttggtCTTATATCGAGAAgagataaataatttatataaagtgAATAGTTTATAAGAAACAATCATAAATGCTAAGTTTTacattgcttaattaattattaagtgaaactaaactttataaaaaatattaaaaaaaaaaaaaattaaaaattgattaattctTTTAAAGTAATAGCACAAATATGACTAGAGCTTTTTCATTATTGTTACAAATTTTAATGCTTGGGTGCCTTGTCTTTGTGTTTTCTTAAAACCCTTTTCTAttactgaaaaagaaaaatgggggaaagaaaaagtagtttctagcagcaaaaaaaaaaaaaatgggggaaagAAAAAGTAGTTTCTAGCAGCAATACTCGTTAGtctttaattatattatgagtgtttattaattaattcagaAAATTAGTTAATTTATCATTCTATATAATTTCtattgacaaaaaagaaaaagtataacTTTCTACCATCTTGACCGataacagagagagaaagagatgacaAAAGTAGTGTGTGTCTCTATTCATTAGTCTTTGTATTATTCGGGTGTACAAAGAAAAGGATAACTTTTCACAATCTTGActgataagagagagagagaactttcCACCCTCTTGACCGATAACAGTCCATAAGACACAGCATTGTAACACAGTGAGAGAAATGGCAAGTGATTTGAGTCTATTTTTAGGGATGAAAAAGCCTTATCAGGCAGCCCTGAATGGAGACTGGGACGCCATGAAGAGCTTCTACGACAAACACCCTGAGTGTGTCGTTCGTCCTCTGACGATCGACGGGCTCACTGCACTTCATATTGCAGGATATAATAGCGAAGGAACGGAACTGCTTCAGCATTTGCTTGATCTCCTACCATCCTCCGAGATATCGCTTGCCATATCTAAGAAGAGCGATCACAATAACAACGTTTTTCACGAGGTCGCCTCCACCAACAATGTTGCATCAGCAAAACTCTTGATTAGTAAACTCTCTGGAAATAATCTGCCCGATCTGAGAAAGATTCTCGATGATCGTAATCAAATTGGTGAAACCCCGCTGTTTAGGGCCGCTGCCCTTGGTCAGATACAGATGGCCAAATTTTTGGCTAAATTAGTTGGGGATACAAGTCCTCACTTCCATAGATATGACAGCATGTCCATTCTCCATACTGCTGTGTTAGGCCAACActttggtctctctctctctctctctctctctctctcatgcaatCATTGCTACTTAAATAGCATGCTTTAATTCCGGCCTTTATACTTCTTTGCAGAAACCGCCATTTGGTTACTCGGAAAGGAAGAGACACTTGGAACAAGAAAGGAAATCAATGGCATGACATGTCTTCACCTACTAGCGAAAATGCCATCTGCTTTCAGGAGTTCATGCAAGATGGGAAAAGTGAAGAGACTCCTCTATTATTGTATGTCTTGCTTTCATAACAGTATTACATGCATTTGTGTTTGGCTTCatttactttgaagaaattaagcaTTATTATTATACTTTAAACACCCCAATATAATAAGTAACTTAAACACATTCTTAGTGCAGGCCTTCCTGCCAATctggatgatgatgatggtgatgatgtTCAAAACATATCAAGTCAAATGGAAGATTTGGAGACAGGCCGCCAGGATAGCAGTAGCCTCCATCAATCGAACAAACATTCATCAGGTAATTATGTTAAAAATACATACaaacattttataaatattttattaattaagcGGATGCGACAAGATCTAAACCTTATCATGTCAATTTCGTCAAATATTTGTATGCAATGTAGCATAACTCTCTGTGATCATTTGTGTACTGGCATAAATACTTTTGTAACCATGCATCTAATCTTACATAATCTTTGCAGCAATTTCAAGAACATACTATGCATTGTGGAGGGGCCTTGCTAAAGGTGCgacctcattttcttttatgtatATAGTGAATGGGAcgtttttaatgttaaaaatatctTCCTCGCACGTActgttcatattttttaaaaagaaaaagaaaaactagtagATATTGCTCTCTGATCGTGACAAATAAGAGAAGTCAAGTGAGTGGGTGGACTCCCTGTAGGCTAGGGTGATGACCAACTCCAAGgttaataactttttatttataatttcaaGCAAAAGTGGATCTCAAACTATAGTTTAGAGGTGACCCATGAGGCCATGATACCTCTCTTTCTCGTATAAGAGAAGCCTTGGATTTAACCTATGAAAGGGGTCTGGAATGATTTGGTTGATAACTAAGTCAATATTGTTGTTCACTACTCTActatatattacaattttttttaattttttttttattttttatgaataactatatgttataaattattttatattacaatttaatttttagagaaaaaaaaggtaCGTACGGTTACCATGATTTGattcattgattttattttttctttttttaagatgattgaatggtttgaattaaaaaaatatacaacatgTAGTTGATCATCAGCTAATCCTTACAGATTCCATCGATAGCCGGTCATTCTGTCATGCATATAAGTATGCGTTTGTGAGAGATCGAATTTCGATTTATTGATTTTCATAACTCTATTCGTAgaagaaaatacaaataattgTGGCTGAAGTAGCCATATGTTTTGGTCGATTTTCATAACTGATCTATTTGTAGAAGAAAACACAAATTAATCATTCATGCTAGCTACTACCTCTCTCACAAACCTACGTACATActtatatatattgatgatatatatatatatgatggacAGAATTGCCGGCTATGGCTGAAATTTGGGAGGCGAAGAGAAAGCATAAATCAGCTCTTGAACTCACAAAGTTGCTAGCGAAGATGGATACTACGTGGGCAAACAGTTTAAAAGTAGACGACAAGCCCATTTCCTTTAGGAAAGGAGACTCTTCGGACGACAGTGCATGGCAAAGGAGGAAAAGGGGAACAACCCAACTCCACTGACGGAGCCGACAAAGGAGGAGATCAAACACCCGACACCCCATTGCTTATTGCAGCAAGAGAAGGAATAGTAGAAATATTTGACGAGATAGTTGACGTGCATCCTCAGGCAATTGAGCACATTAGTAAGGATGAGGTAAGCATAGTGCATGCGGCCATTTGCCACCGCCAAAGAGAAATCTTTCGCCGTCTAAAGATGATGAAAGGGATAATGGAACACAGGTTGTTTTCAATGATTGATAAGCGAGGCTACACCATATTGCATCATGCGGCAGACATGAACAACTATAATGGAGGAACCCGTGCTGGTCCTGCACTCCAATTGCAGGAGGAGTTGCAATGGTTCGAGGTAATTTAACGTCATATATTAATAGAGAGTATAACTTAGAAGGAAGTGGTagtttaaatgattaaatatattcATCTATTTCTAGTTAagagcttaagcttttaagataagtgatgatttaatataatattatagcTTAAACTCTCCCTTAATAGGTAAGACCTTACacgtataatatttaataaaaatatgaagtgAATTACGAAGATAAGGACATATAAATTTAATTcgccacttatctcaaaaacttaagttgATAAGAAACTGATAAGAAGATATAAATTTAACTCTTCCGTGATAAATGAGGTCCAATACtagaatattttctttaaatgaGTCTGGCtctaatttcatattaaatcaccacttattttaaaagttgagcttataaaaatgaatgaatttaattattcttGTACA encodes:
- the LOC133873220 gene encoding ankyrin repeat-containing protein ITN1-like, with the translated sequence MASDLSLFLGMKKPYQAALNGDWDAMKSFYDKHPECVVRPLTIDGLTALHIAGYNSEGTELLQHLLDLLPSSEISLAISKKSDHNNNVFHEVASTNNVASAKLLISKLSGNNLPDLRKILDDRNQIGETPLFRAAALGQIQMAKFLAKLVGDTSPHFHRYDSMSILHTAVLGQHFETAIWLLGKEETLGTRKEINGMTCLHLLAKMPSAFRSSCKMGKVKRLLYYCLPANLDDDDGDDVQNISSQMEDLETGRQDSSSLHQSNKHSSGKETLRTTVHGKGGKGEQPNSTDGADKGGDQTPDTPLLIAAREGIVEIFDEIVDVHPQAIEHISKDEVSIVHAAICHRQREIFRRLKMMKGIMEHRLFSMIDKRGYTILHHAADMNNYNGGTRAGPALQLQEELQWFERVRKIVPSHYVMHRNNSGKTTDELFKEQHAELLEKAERWIKETSQSCSVVAVLVATIVFTAAYTVPGGNDQRGHPVFLHSPFFLFFTIMDVVSLASSLTYVVMFLSLLTSPFKQENFLKSLPRKLMIGFTLLFLSMTTTMLSFTATIFLINHFEKKTLTVTLINIAIMLPVSMFAIMQFPLYVALSSNMHSLFKKIMKKALRGISIPRLFKTGNCKTC